A single window of Tiliqua scincoides isolate rTilSci1 chromosome 10, rTilSci1.hap2, whole genome shotgun sequence DNA harbors:
- the THRAP3 gene encoding thyroid hormone receptor-associated protein 3 isoform X1, translating to MSKTNKSKSGSRSSRSRSGSRSRSRSFSKSRSRSRSISRSRKRRLSSRSRSRSYSPSHNRERNHPRVYQNRDFRGHNRGYRRPYYFRGRNRGFYPWGQYNRGGYGNYRSNWQNYRQAYSPRRGRSRSRSPKRRSPSPRSRSHSRNSDKSSSDRSRRSSSSRSSSNHSRAESSKRRSLKEKKSSSKDARGSQAAGDNQGDDIKEQPFSGGTVQDSKSSEGSKSWQEVGTYGTSSASRASAVTELSPKERSPALKSPLQSVVVRRRSPRPSPLQKPSPTSSNPSQLGSTLQSSSSFQSGSHQFEHNLTGLSPTRKSPVSKSPTTIGSIYGASQKEEMGATFSKRYLEEQKADNGKDKEQKLTNVEKEKMKEKGSFSEMGLADGKAKLDPYASKADPEKLYRGSQSPKRYKLRDDFEKKIAEFHKEGHYGKDEMDEPEKKVKGKGRKESNFDEDEDDEPKFLSKTVSASNKNQDDDRAGKWEGLVFLPKEKQRKPEEMEEESYAEQSKKEERQAAKRAEAGHRGFVPEKNFRVTTYKAGQEKGASAAATASPPPSRKASEGREKSSTRGEGLASGKSSFSITRETQVNLRMDSFDEDLARPSGILAQERKLCRDLVHSNKKEQEFRSIFHHIQSAQSQRSPSELFAQHIVTIVHHVKEHHFGSSGMTLNERFTKYLKRAEQESAKNKSPEIHRRIDISPSSFRKHGFSQEEVKSSKEPSYKAESKYKDDPVDLRLDIERRKKHKEKDKRGKSRESVDSRPSSHSRERSAEKTERSHKGSKKKKHRRVRERSRSSSSSSQSSHSYKPEEYPEEAEEREEAVPGFDKSRLGTKEFTGPNERGRARGTFQQFRARGRGWGRGTFSGNSNNNNSSASTDFQKRSREEEWDPEYTPKSKKYYLHDDREGEGGEKWAGRGRGRGIFPRGRGRFLYRKSSTSPKWAHDKFSGEEGEIEDDESGAENREDKDVLQSVAE from the exons ATGTCAAAAACTAATAAATCAAAATCAGGGTCCCGTTCCTCTCGTTCAAGATCTGGATCACGATCTCGGTCCCGGTCTTTCTCAAAGTCTAGGTCCAGGTCCCGATCTATTTCACGGTCAAGGAAACGCAGACTCAG TTCTAGGTCCCGTTCGAGATCATATTCTCCATCTCACAACAGGGAGAGGAACCACCCACGAGTGTACCAGAACCGGGATTTCCGAGGGCATAACAGAGGGTATCGGAGGCCTTATTATTTCCGCGGACGGAATAGAGGTTTCTACCCATGGGGCCAGTATAACCGAGGTGGTTACGGAAATTATAGGTCCAATTGGCAAAACTACCGCCAAGCCTATAGCCCTCGTCGAGGCCGCTCACGTTCTCGGTCACCCAAGAGAAGGTCTCCATCCCCAAGGTCTAGAAGCCATTCTAGAAATTCTGACAAATCGTCATCTGATCGATCAAGGAGGTCTTCGTCATCTCGGTCCTCCTCTAATCATAGCAGAGCGGAGTCCTCCAAGCGTCGGTCATTGAAGGAAAAGAAGTCCTCCTCCAAGGATGCCCGAGGGTCTCAGGCAGCTGGAGATAACCAAGGGGATGACATCAAGGAGCAGCCCTTCTCAGGAGGAACTGTCCAGGATTCCAAATCCTCAGAAGGATCAAAAAGCTGGCAGGAAGTGGGAACTTATGGCACAAGTTCAGCATCAAGGGCTTCCGCTGTGACAGAGTTGAGTCCAAAGGAGCGCAGCCCAGCACTAAAGAGTCCCCTGCAGTCGGTTGTAGTGAGACGCCGTTCTCCCAGGCCAAGCCCACTTCAGAAGCCCAGTCCTACATCTTCTAATCCCTCTCAGCTGGGCTCGACTCTGCAGAGCAGCAGCTCCTTTCAGTCAGGCTCACATCAATTTGAGCATAACTTAACAGGCCTGAGCCCAACGAGGAAGAGCCCTGTGTCCAAAAGCCCCACAACAATCGGCTCCATTTATGGGGCTTCTCAAAAGGAGGAAATGGGGGCAACCTTCTCTAAGAG ATACTTGGAAGAGCAAAAGGCTGATAATGGGAAAGATAAAGAGCAGAAATTGACAAatgtggaaaaggaaaaaatgaaagaGAAGGGAAGTTTCTCTGAGATGGGATTAGCAGACGGTAAAGCAAAATTGGATCCATATGCCTCCAAAGCTGACCCAGAGAAGTTGTATCGTGGCAGTCAGTCTCCAAAGCGCTACAAACTCCGAGATGATTTTGAAAAGAAGATTGCAGAGTTTCACAAGGAGGGCCATTATGGCAAAGACGAGATGGATGAACCAGAAAAGAAAGTTAAGGGCAAAGGGCGAAAGGAATCCAATtttgatgaggatgaggatgatgagCCCAAGTTCCTGTCTAAGACAGTGTCTGCTTCTAACAAAAACCAGGATGATGATCGGGCAGGCAAATGGGAAGGTCTAGTGTTTCTGCCCAAAGAAAAACAGAGGAAACCTGAGGAAATGGAGGAAGAGTCCTACGCCGAGCAGTCCAAAAAAGAGGAGAGGCAGGCTGCTAAGAGAGCAGAAGCTGGGCACAGAGGCTTTGTACCTGAAAAGAATTTCCGCGTGACCACTTATAAAGCAGGCCAAGAAAAAGGTGCTTCCGCTGCCGCTACTGCTTCTCCTCCGCCTTCACGAAAGGCCTCAGAGGGCAGAGAGAAGTCTAGTACCCGTGGGGAAGGCCTGGCCAGTGGCAAGTCCTCCTTTTCCATTACTCGTGAAACTCAAGTCAACCTCCGAATGGATTCGTTTGATGAGGATCTTGCACG CCCAAGTGGAATTTTGGCTCAGGAGCGCAAGCTGTGTCGTGATCTGGTGCATAGCAACAAAAAGGAGCAGGAGTTTCGCTCCATTTTCCATCACATCCAATCAGCCCAGTCGCAGCGGAGTCCCTCGGAGCTGTTTGCTCAGCACATAGTGACCATTGTCCACCATGTGAAAG AGCATCACTTTGGATCTTCAGGAATGACGTTGAATGAGCGCTTTACAAAATACTTAAAGCGAGCAGAGCAGGAATCGGCTAAGAACAAAAGTCCTGAAATCCACAG GAGGATAGACATTTCTCCAAGTTCTTTTAGAAAACATGGATTCTCGCAAGAGGAAGTCAAAAGTTCCAAAGAACCCAGCTACAAG GCTGAAAGCAAATATAAAGATGATCCGGTTGACCTGCGTCTTGACATTGAACGGCGTAAAAAACATAAGGAGAAAGACAAGCGAGGCAAGTCAAGGGAATCTGTGGACTCCAGACCCTCAAGCCATTCACGAGAGAGATCAGCAGAGAAAACCGAGAGGTCCCACAAAGGGTCCAAAAAGAA GAAGCATCGGCGTGTGCGGGAGCGGTCTAGGTCAAGCTCTTCGTCTTCACAGTCCTCCCACTCCTACAAACCAGAAGAATACCCGGAGGAGGCTGAAGAGCGGGAAGAGGCTGTCCCTGGGTTTGACAAATCCCGCCTCGGTACCAAGGAGTTTACTGGCCCAAATGAGAGAGGAAGAGCTCGCGGGACCTTT CAGCAGTTCCGAGCCAGGGGCCGTGGCTGGGGAAGAGGCACCTTTTctggcaacagcaacaacaacaacagcagtgccagcactgacttCCAGAAGCGAAGCAGAGAAGAAGAGTGGGATCCGGAGTACACACCAAAGAGCAAAAAGTACTACTTG CATGATGACCGTGAGGGTGAAGGTGGAGAGAAATGGGCCGGCAGAGGCAGAGGCCGGGGCATCTTCCCTCGTGGCCGGGGCCGTTTCCTGTACCGGAAATCGAGCACCAGCCCCAAATGGGCCCATGATAAATTTAGTGGAGAGGAGGGAGAGATTGAGGATGACGAGAGTGGAGCAGAGAACAGAGAGGACAAGGATGTCCTTCAGTCAGTTGCAGAATAA
- the THRAP3 gene encoding thyroid hormone receptor-associated protein 3 isoform X2, with the protein MSKTNKSKSGSRSSRSRSGSRSRSRSFSKSRSRSRSISRSRKRRLSSRSRSRSYSPSHNRERNHPRVYQNRDFRGHNRGYRRPYYFRGRNRGFYPWGQYNRGGYGNYRSNWQNYRQAYSPRRGRSRSRSPKRRSPSPRSRSHSRNSDKSSSDRSRRSSSSRSSSNHSRAESSKRRSLKEKKSSSKDARGSQAAGDNQGDDIKEQPFSGGTVQDSKSSEGSKSWQEVGTYGTSSASRASAVTELSPKERSPALKSPLQSVVVRRRSPRPSPLQKPSPTSSNPSQLGSTLQSSSSFQSGSHQFEHNLTGLSPTRKSPVSKSPTTIGSIYGASQKEEMGATFSKRYLEEQKADNGKDKEQKLTNVEKEKMKEKGSFSEMGLADGKAKLDPYASKADPEKLYRGSQSPKRYKLRDDFEKKIAEFHKEGHYGKDEMDEPEKKVKGKGRKESNFDEDEDDEPKFLSKTVSASNKNQDDDRAGKWEGLVFLPKEKQRKPEEMEEESYAEQSKKEERQAAKRAEAGHRGFVPEKNFRVTTYKAGQEKGASAAATASPPPSRKASEGREKSSTRGEGLASGKSSFSITRETQVNLRMDSFDEDLARPSGILAQERKLCRDLVHSNKKEQEFRSIFHHIQSAQSQRSPSELFAQHIVTIVHHVKEHHFGSSGMTLNERFTKYLKRAEQESAKNKSPEIHRRIDISPSSFRKHGFSQEEVKSSKEPSYKAESKYKDDPVDLRLDIERRKKHKEKDKRGKSRESVDSRPSSHSRERSAEKTERSHKGSKKKKHRRVRERSRSSSSSSQSSHSYKPEEYPEEAEEREEAVPGFDKSRLGTKEFTGPNERGRARGTFQFRARGRGWGRGTFSGNSNNNNSSASTDFQKRSREEEWDPEYTPKSKKYYLHDDREGEGGEKWAGRGRGRGIFPRGRGRFLYRKSSTSPKWAHDKFSGEEGEIEDDESGAENREDKDVLQSVAE; encoded by the exons ATGTCAAAAACTAATAAATCAAAATCAGGGTCCCGTTCCTCTCGTTCAAGATCTGGATCACGATCTCGGTCCCGGTCTTTCTCAAAGTCTAGGTCCAGGTCCCGATCTATTTCACGGTCAAGGAAACGCAGACTCAG TTCTAGGTCCCGTTCGAGATCATATTCTCCATCTCACAACAGGGAGAGGAACCACCCACGAGTGTACCAGAACCGGGATTTCCGAGGGCATAACAGAGGGTATCGGAGGCCTTATTATTTCCGCGGACGGAATAGAGGTTTCTACCCATGGGGCCAGTATAACCGAGGTGGTTACGGAAATTATAGGTCCAATTGGCAAAACTACCGCCAAGCCTATAGCCCTCGTCGAGGCCGCTCACGTTCTCGGTCACCCAAGAGAAGGTCTCCATCCCCAAGGTCTAGAAGCCATTCTAGAAATTCTGACAAATCGTCATCTGATCGATCAAGGAGGTCTTCGTCATCTCGGTCCTCCTCTAATCATAGCAGAGCGGAGTCCTCCAAGCGTCGGTCATTGAAGGAAAAGAAGTCCTCCTCCAAGGATGCCCGAGGGTCTCAGGCAGCTGGAGATAACCAAGGGGATGACATCAAGGAGCAGCCCTTCTCAGGAGGAACTGTCCAGGATTCCAAATCCTCAGAAGGATCAAAAAGCTGGCAGGAAGTGGGAACTTATGGCACAAGTTCAGCATCAAGGGCTTCCGCTGTGACAGAGTTGAGTCCAAAGGAGCGCAGCCCAGCACTAAAGAGTCCCCTGCAGTCGGTTGTAGTGAGACGCCGTTCTCCCAGGCCAAGCCCACTTCAGAAGCCCAGTCCTACATCTTCTAATCCCTCTCAGCTGGGCTCGACTCTGCAGAGCAGCAGCTCCTTTCAGTCAGGCTCACATCAATTTGAGCATAACTTAACAGGCCTGAGCCCAACGAGGAAGAGCCCTGTGTCCAAAAGCCCCACAACAATCGGCTCCATTTATGGGGCTTCTCAAAAGGAGGAAATGGGGGCAACCTTCTCTAAGAG ATACTTGGAAGAGCAAAAGGCTGATAATGGGAAAGATAAAGAGCAGAAATTGACAAatgtggaaaaggaaaaaatgaaagaGAAGGGAAGTTTCTCTGAGATGGGATTAGCAGACGGTAAAGCAAAATTGGATCCATATGCCTCCAAAGCTGACCCAGAGAAGTTGTATCGTGGCAGTCAGTCTCCAAAGCGCTACAAACTCCGAGATGATTTTGAAAAGAAGATTGCAGAGTTTCACAAGGAGGGCCATTATGGCAAAGACGAGATGGATGAACCAGAAAAGAAAGTTAAGGGCAAAGGGCGAAAGGAATCCAATtttgatgaggatgaggatgatgagCCCAAGTTCCTGTCTAAGACAGTGTCTGCTTCTAACAAAAACCAGGATGATGATCGGGCAGGCAAATGGGAAGGTCTAGTGTTTCTGCCCAAAGAAAAACAGAGGAAACCTGAGGAAATGGAGGAAGAGTCCTACGCCGAGCAGTCCAAAAAAGAGGAGAGGCAGGCTGCTAAGAGAGCAGAAGCTGGGCACAGAGGCTTTGTACCTGAAAAGAATTTCCGCGTGACCACTTATAAAGCAGGCCAAGAAAAAGGTGCTTCCGCTGCCGCTACTGCTTCTCCTCCGCCTTCACGAAAGGCCTCAGAGGGCAGAGAGAAGTCTAGTACCCGTGGGGAAGGCCTGGCCAGTGGCAAGTCCTCCTTTTCCATTACTCGTGAAACTCAAGTCAACCTCCGAATGGATTCGTTTGATGAGGATCTTGCACG CCCAAGTGGAATTTTGGCTCAGGAGCGCAAGCTGTGTCGTGATCTGGTGCATAGCAACAAAAAGGAGCAGGAGTTTCGCTCCATTTTCCATCACATCCAATCAGCCCAGTCGCAGCGGAGTCCCTCGGAGCTGTTTGCTCAGCACATAGTGACCATTGTCCACCATGTGAAAG AGCATCACTTTGGATCTTCAGGAATGACGTTGAATGAGCGCTTTACAAAATACTTAAAGCGAGCAGAGCAGGAATCGGCTAAGAACAAAAGTCCTGAAATCCACAG GAGGATAGACATTTCTCCAAGTTCTTTTAGAAAACATGGATTCTCGCAAGAGGAAGTCAAAAGTTCCAAAGAACCCAGCTACAAG GCTGAAAGCAAATATAAAGATGATCCGGTTGACCTGCGTCTTGACATTGAACGGCGTAAAAAACATAAGGAGAAAGACAAGCGAGGCAAGTCAAGGGAATCTGTGGACTCCAGACCCTCAAGCCATTCACGAGAGAGATCAGCAGAGAAAACCGAGAGGTCCCACAAAGGGTCCAAAAAGAA GAAGCATCGGCGTGTGCGGGAGCGGTCTAGGTCAAGCTCTTCGTCTTCACAGTCCTCCCACTCCTACAAACCAGAAGAATACCCGGAGGAGGCTGAAGAGCGGGAAGAGGCTGTCCCTGGGTTTGACAAATCCCGCCTCGGTACCAAGGAGTTTACTGGCCCAAATGAGAGAGGAAGAGCTCGCGGGACCTTT CAGTTCCGAGCCAGGGGCCGTGGCTGGGGAAGAGGCACCTTTTctggcaacagcaacaacaacaacagcagtgccagcactgacttCCAGAAGCGAAGCAGAGAAGAAGAGTGGGATCCGGAGTACACACCAAAGAGCAAAAAGTACTACTTG CATGATGACCGTGAGGGTGAAGGTGGAGAGAAATGGGCCGGCAGAGGCAGAGGCCGGGGCATCTTCCCTCGTGGCCGGGGCCGTTTCCTGTACCGGAAATCGAGCACCAGCCCCAAATGGGCCCATGATAAATTTAGTGGAGAGGAGGGAGAGATTGAGGATGACGAGAGTGGAGCAGAGAACAGAGAGGACAAGGATGTCCTTCAGTCAGTTGCAGAATAA